One Portunus trituberculatus isolate SZX2019 chromosome 22, ASM1759143v1, whole genome shotgun sequence genomic window, GTACTTCTAATGGAGATTACGTTAACAGCGTGGTGTTCTCTATATCAGACAAGTATAGATGTAGTATTGGCATCAGATCACTAAGGCAACTTCAATCAGGGGAGTTTCCCAAATGTCAAAGGTTTCACTGATAGCCACTAACATACAGGCCAGACCAACACTACTGTACAGGCTGGGAATACACAGGGACAGGTGGTACAGGTGTATACAGGCAGGCAGGAGATGGTGTTTAGGCCCCATGCACAGGCCGCTACCCACACTACTACCtgacacacgcactcacacacacacgcacgaagaTTGACTCTATCACCAAAAAATTCTAAAACTACGTGTTGCTctaattcttaaaaaaaaaaaaaaccgatgaATTTTGGGTTAAATACAATATCAAACAGTTTTCCATTGTTTATATACCTGGCTTGTCATCACGATCTAAGGGAAACTGGTCTAAAAAAATTATGTGGCCTTGGTACGGTGGCCTTGTGGTGACTCTGTGGCCCATCTGACTGGCGTGAGTGCGTGGCCAGACGTGACAAGTGGTGTGCGGCCCGTCCTGAGACCAGCAGgaaggggaggcaggggagagTAAATAAACATTTCCAAATAATCAAATGTGTGCAAATGATGAAACAGtagctgcaagagagagagagagagagagagagagagagagagagagagagagagagagagagagagagagcattacacAACCATCTACAAgctataatagataaaaaaaaaaagtagatagatagataggaaaaaaCAGCTCTATAAAAACTGCAACTACTGTGTGTGGTGCTCTACAGAAGGCACAATATTATCATGATCATCGTTCacgtgctgttgttgttgtagtagtagctgtaatagTAACTGTAGTAGATGTACCCTTGCAATCATTCACTCAAATTATGTACAATTCTTTCAAAGGAGCGAGATAGAAAGTGTGGCCTCTGTAATcgacgcaaacacacacacacacacacacacacacacacacacacacacacacacacacacacacacacacacacacacaccatgcaacACACCATCAACCAGTCTTGAGTTTCGCTGATAAGGACTTGTATGTTTTCTTGTACCTTTCCTGCAGTCGCTTATAGAGAgtctacttaaaaaaaaaaaaaaaaaaaaaatatatatatatatatatatatatatatatatatatatatatatatatatatatatatatatatatatatatatatatatatatatatatatatatatatatatatatatatatatatatatatatatatatatatatatatatatatatatatatatatatatatatatatatatatatatatatatatatatatatatatatatatatatatatatatatatatatatatatcttgctgTCACGTGACCTACGCCTGTAGTTCAGAATTTGCAAGCTAATCTCACCCTTACATTTCTTCTCTATAGGGACGAAAATATTTTGGGATTTAACTTTTGGGTCTTTGAAATGAGTTGCTGGGATCTTAAGAATTGCAGAATATGTTAGTGTTCTTCAAAATGAAATCTAAACATGTAATGTTATCAAGGACTTTAATTTAATGCTAAGGACAGTAAAAGGATCTCAAGGAGTGCAGGATATGTATTAGCATCCTTCAAAAAATCCTATTATCCTATCAAGGGCGTGGGATTTTAGATAAGCCAAGGATATTTTACTCATAACATTGCTCGGGTTTCTTATATAAGTGGTTGTctaaagagagggggaggattCTCTAACTAAGTGGTAAGGTGTGGTCTAAATCAGGTGCTCCGTGCGTGtgtctggtggtagtggtggtggtggtgaggtgcaataagaggaggaagtaaatgaaGGAGTAATGagacacgaagaggaggaggagaaagatggaagcaGTAGACCAAAAcatgaggagaaggatgagaataaGGATTGATGTACAGATAGGGGAGGATGAATAAGACtggtgaaagaagatgaggaggaggaggaagaatgaaagatgacacacgaggaagaaggggaaaaagtgtgAGGCATGTGTTTGACGAGAAGGAAGACTAGCTAGGGTAAGGAGTGACAGAGTACTAGGGTGAGCAGGGGGCAGGTGGGTCCTAACACTCCCTAAGAGTCAGCAGTATAGTCAGGAGAGTCAGCAGTggcgacagcagcagcaggggcagcagcagcaacagcaacctTGACGACAGCTGGTAATCTGTCTTGCCTCGACCTAATCTAtacactaataatgataataataataataataatgataatgataataatgataatgataataatgataatgataataacaataataataatagtaacggtaatgaataaaaagaaaacggagaactgACGGCGGCTGCAGAGCGAAGGCTgactaatgaagaaataatcACATTCTATACTTACTAGTATACTACactcgtatgtatgtatatatgtatagaggctgggaagagaaggaaaaaaagatgaattttaAATCAAACACTGTGCAACCCAAGGAGAGGAAACTAAGCTAATGGGAgagtgcacagagagagagagagagagagagagagagagagagagagagagagagagagagagagagagagagagagagagagagagagcattttcaAACGTTCAGCATCTCATCTCATCAAATTTTTAACAGTAAGCAGTGGAGGTTTTATCATTAGTATATATCATTAACGGAAGAGAGAAGCAGTCAGGACTCAACCATGTAGCCTTTGATGAAAAACACTCAcgatgagagaatgaagcatTTCAAAAtaccaaccagagagagagagagagagagagagagagagagagagagagagagagagagagagagagagagagagagagagagagagagagagagagagagagagagagagagttaattgcAGTGTCGCAGCGTGAAGGGAATTGCAGCGCAAAACAGCACAGGCAGGAATGCTATGCGGGGCAGGCAAGGCGTGTGACTGgccatgcagcagcagcagcagaaacagcagcagcggcggcggtcgCGGCAGCTGCGATAACAGATCGGCAGCTGGTCAAGGCTTTGCTGCCACGATCCGGCCGGTGAGGCGGTACTTGGCCCGCCCCACCATGGCCGCGCCAGCTGCCTCCCGTGTGGtcaggatggaggaagagaggaggggtggaggagtggtgtggatgagggagtgaatgaaggatGGAATGGAGGGGTGGAAAGGTCAACAGGGTGACAGGAGCGGAGGGAGGTAGAAATGGAGGAGTTTCAGGATGGACGGAtaaagagagagtgggggaatgGTGGAGGGGCggacgaaggagaggaagaaggatggagtggagtggagggatGGAAAGATTAACAGGATGACAGgagcggagggagggagaaatggaggagtttCAGGATGGAGgtatggagagatggaggaatagagaaatgaataacgaaggaatggagagacgaaggaagcaaataaagaaatggaggaaagaaggagcaagtgttaaaacaagaaaaaggaggaggagaaagaggagaggaaaggaggaggaggaggaggaagaagggaataaatctttatttttctttgcatgtgtgatgaaacaaaacaatgaatctTTCTTATCAGGATAATGAAGACCATTGCTTTGTTCTTTAAAGGGGAACTGTGTGCGTGggagcgtgcgtgcgtgcgtgtgtgtgtgtgattcactgtttgatctgctgcagtctctgacgagacagctagacgttaccctacggaacgagctctgagctcattatttccgatcttcggataggcctgagaccaggcacacaccacacaccgggacaacaaggtcacaactcctcgatttacatcccgtacctactcactgctaggtgaacaggggctacacgtgaaaggagacacacccaaatatctccacctggccggggaatcgaaccccggtcctttggcttgtgaagccagcgctctaaccactgagctaccgggccgtgtgtgtgtgtgtgtgtgtgtgtgtgtgtgtgtgtgtgtgtgttgcatgctTGCGTGTGCCATTAGGAGTGTGTGCATATGTGCGTGTGTCTCAGGAGTGAAAGTTCATAAAGTTAAGGTAAtatatcttcctcctactttttgaAATGTAAATGTTAAAATTGCAAGAAAGATCGAGAAGGAAATAATCAAGGTGAGGTAAttacaggtgaggaggaggaggacgaggaggaggaggaggagaaggaaggggaaggataatgacaagggaggaaatagaataacagaaggaagaaaagaaaaatgagactaAAGAATTAAATAGGGAAAAtccgaaggaaagaaggaaatgtaaatgaaggagaataatgaagaggtaataaaaaagggaggagaaggaaaaggaggaggaggaagaggaaagggaagaggagagagaggaggaggaggaggaggaagaaatgaagaataaatgatAACAGATGGAAGGAgacaaataaaaggagaatgaaagaaagtttGGTTTgagcaaggggaggaggaggaggaggaaggagaagaagaagaagaagaagaagaaagggaggaaacaaaTTGATGAGACaacagaaaattaagaaaaataaaatgaggttaggaaaggttttaggggaggaagaggaggaggaggaggaagaggaggagggggaggaggaggatgaggaggaggaggagagggaataatACTGGGAGGCAGCTAATATGGCGGCTCCCCCCTCACCCACCAGTCCGCCATAACAGGGACACAGTGACTCACGAACAAACGAACACACGCAATGCAGCTTACGTACAAATACACATACGTACATTTCTTTCGGTACGTGTCCTTGGATTGACGTACGTTCGTGCtaagaattattattgttattattgttttattgttattattattattattattattattattattattattattattattattattattgttgttgttgttgttgttgttgttgttgttgttattcttgttattatttcatttatcagaTGTTTTGAAGACGGAGCGcgattttatttgaatttatttaTCAAGAGTAGTTttctggatgagagagagagagagagagagagagagagagagagagagagagagaggaggaggtaaggaagtcAGAAAATGACTTGATTGATCGAGAGTTTCAAGAAGACGCAACATTGAggtcatatgagagagagagagagagagagagagagagagagagagagagagagagtcagtattgCCAAAAACATTAACTCCAAACAAAACAAGCTATTTAGTGGCAGCTGTGAGAGGGACGGCTTGAGGAACATGAAGGCGGCCAGACTGGTGGGTGAAGGAGGCGCTATACTCTGTAGGACAACTCTCTTCTGATGCCGTGCCCCACGCGCAGGATACTCACGTGGAAGCAGTGGCGAAGGAAGTCACCCAGGGCTCCAGCAGATGAAAATAGAACTGAAGGGGGTTCTTGCGTGTGAAAATGAAGTAGAGAAGGTTCTGAATGATCCATTGATAAATGAAGACTCCAACCACGACTGTCACTATAAACAGGCCAAGGTTGCTCATCACAGTGCCCAGGTTCTCCACGCTCAGGATCTTGCTCATGATGACACTGGCCACGCCCAAAGGTGACAGCCTGCGGTGGTGAGGAGCGTGGGGAGAAAAGGTTGAGTTAGTGTTCTTATATTGGTTATAGTTATGTGGACAGCTGATAAGTGAGTGTGGTATGTAAATCTCAAGTTAAcccagaaaaaataaagtatttgTAGTATTTTTCTAACCAGATTCACTACTCAGCTGTTCTTGTATTGGTTATGGAGTTAGATCTTGTGTTCCTTGTTACAATTAGTCACttaattttcttgtattctctccctctcccttcttccctcactccctccctgttcctttcatcccctctctccttccaccttccccaCCCCATGCATacatcctccctcactcaccacaTAACGCCGGTGACAATTTTTAGGATAACCGTGTCGATGACGGAGAAGAAATCCACGACAACGGCACCCTTCTTTCCCAAGGAGCCAAGGAGAGTGCCAAACACAAGGCAGAACACAATGATGCCCAGGGTGTTGGTGCCAGCGCGGTACTTCACCTGTGGGAGTATAGGTTTAAATAGGTCAAGTCAGgttagtttgtgtttgtgtttggtagtgttgaattaagagagagagagagagagagagagagagagagagagagagagagaatatccaatATTGGGctcatttaaacacacacacaaacacacacacacacacacacacacacacacacacacacacacacacacacacacacacacacacacacatctgaaacAAGCACAGATTAATTCCCATCACCTgaatcacacatacatacactctatcaccaccatcaccacaatcaccatcatcatcaccaccaccaccaccaccaccaccaccattacctccgcCCTGTCATCAACATTCCACACTTACCGATCGGACCATCTCAGTGATCTTGGCGTCCACACCTGTGATGTTATTGTGTTGGGTCACCAGCTGCTCTTCATATACTGTGTGCACCtacgggaggagaaagaggaggaggaggaggaagaggaggaggaggaggaggaggaggaggaaggagaagattaTTGTTACTCTCtacaaaaaaagattaaaaacttaaaatattttttgcattaatggtgtgtgtgtgtgtgtgtgtgtgtgtgtgtgtgtgtgtgtgtgtgtgtgtgtgtgtttgtgtttgtgtgtgtgctcctttttatctcctttaaaATCTAACTTTTCCAAACTTGAAcacattatttcttgttctatcttatcttattacattctcactttcttcctttatgctattatattcttcctttatgttcgTTAGTACAATATTCCCTTCCTGATCTTTCTCCCTATTTCATGTCTTATATTTGTTCATGTAATCTTCcctcccttatcttcctcccttaTTTCACCCCTCTGTTCTTACTTGCTGGAAGGAGGCACGGAAAATGTTCTCAGGAAAGATGTTCCTGCCCAGATCCAGGAAGCCGTCCAGAATGTTGACGTTGGATGTTGTGTTAGACGAGGATGACAAACTCTCGGTCAGtgcctggaggagggagagaaaggaccaGGAGTATTGTGATTTTAAAGGcgaggaaagaaagtgatagAAAAGGAAACGTTGATTTGATACAGTGTGAGAGAAATGTTTTgtggagtggtagtggtagtgtagtagtagtagtagtagtagtagtagtagtagtagtagtagtagtagtagtagtagtcatagttgtagtagtagtagtagtagtagtagtagtagtagtagtagtcgaagtAGTAAAtcatagttgtagtaatagtagtagtagtcgtagtagtagtagtagtagtagtagtagtaacagtggttgttgttgttgtgtagtagtagtggtagcagtagtagtggtagtagtgagtagtagtagtagtcagttgtggtggtagtggtggtggtggtagtaataataataataataatgatattattattattattattattattattattattattattattattgttgttattattattgtttattattattatggttgttgttattggtggtggtggtggtgatgattgtcgTAGTcgtgtggtcgtggtggtgattggtggtggtggtggtggtggtggtggtggtggtggtggtggtggtggtggtttgttgttattattgttattattattattattattattgttgttattattattggtggtggtggcggtggtggtggtggtgggtggcggtggtggtggtggtggtggtggtgctggtggtggtggtggtggtggtggtggtggtggtcgttgttgttgtggtgttggtggtggtggtggtggtggtggtggtcgtggtggtcggtggtggtggtggtggtggtggtggtggtggtggtggtggtggtggtggtggtggtggtggtggtggtggtggtaagtggtggtggcagcagcagcagtggtggtggtggtggtggtggtggtggtggtggtggtggtggtggtggtagtggtggtagatcgcagtggtcatggtggtcgcagcagtggcagtggtcgtggtgcagtggcagtggtggtggtggtggtggtggtggtggtggtagtagcagtagtagcagtagcaatggtggtggtggtggtggtagtagtagtgtagtagtagtagtagcagtagtagtagtagtagtaatcgtagtagtcatggtagtcgtagtagtagtagtagtagtagcagtagtagcagtagtagcagtggtagcagtagtagtagcaatatagcagtaacaacatcagtaacaataacaagaaaataagacaacaaaaataataaacaaataagcaaaaaaaaaaaaataaagaaaataagatgtcCCAAACAGTAACGACAACacgaaaaagacaaacagtaacaacaacacgcACGCAAAAGacaaactaacaacaacacgcACGCAAAAGACAAACTAACGACAACACGCACGCAAAAGACAAACAGTAACGACAACACGCACGCAAAAAACAAACTAACGACAACACGCACGCAAAAGACAAACTAACGACAACACGCACGCAAAAgacaaacagtaacaacaacacgcACGCAAAAGACAAACAGTATCAACAACagcacaccaccaacacatacCCTTCAGTgactcactcgctcgctcagggttcacaatacaatacaatacaatagcGCATTTAATACATTGAGAGCCTTTCGTAACATTAATTCATCAGAGTAATGCAGAGCGACCATTACATTCCAAGCTGCaaggactgactctctctcctcttttcttttgcgttctttttttccttcctttcaagaTCAGGAGTCTCTCTTTAATGTAACCCAGAtccgagaaggagaaggaggaggaggatgaggaggaggaggagtaggggggtgggaaagggaaaggagtggtggtggaagtgatagtaaagagcttagagagagagagagagagagagagagagagagagagagagagagagagagagagagagagagagagtagtagtagtagtagtagtagtagtagtagtagtagtagtagtaatggtgtacTCAGTAATAgttaagtaataaaaaaaacacgaatctTAAAAGTATTGCACAAAAGCTTAAAAAcacaatagaataataataaaaccataACATTTTGTACAACGACAAAATCTCCAATTCAAATGCCACAATACTTGTTCGTAAAGCCACGATAATAATTTATACACCAAGAACAGTAATTTGTAAGCCCGCCAGTAATAAGCAACAGAATTAATCAGCGAACTCACAAGCGTCATTCATAAACACACTACGATAATCAATAAACCCAATATGTTAATTTCTCAAGACAAATGCAGAGTTTTCTAGACAAGACCTCCAATATCGAAGAACCCCTTTAATCTTTTCTATACGGACTTGTATATCagtatactttttttcctatggTTGTCTTATACTAGGGATAGTAATCTAATGTACTCTTATGTACTCTTATGAATGTACTCTTGGAAATCCTCTTAGCTCTTAGTGTTTACCTGCCTGGCGAGAGGTAAACCGGGTTGGATGGCGACAACAAGCAAGACTCATTATATTAGGAGTGTTAAACAAATTTACTTTTGGAGATCCTCTTAAATCAAATGAGGTTAGTATTTACCTGCCTGGCGAGAGGTGAGCCGGGATGAATAGCGACAACGAGCAGGACACCAATCAGAGCGTTGAGTAGTGACGTGGCCATGAAGTAGAGGATGGTGCGCACCACGATGTACCCATTAATCTTGGCATTCAGACTAGCTGACCCtgggaagatagatagacaaataaacaggtGAGTTAGATGATAGAAGCACGTGGCGAGTTAATTATTGTATTGAAATCACTCTAGGTTTTGTGTTCAGTGTTGTTTTAGATTGATGGACCGTGGGTAGATAGGCAAGCAGATAGATTAGTAAATGACAACAAGG contains:
- the LOC123507509 gene encoding excitatory amino acid transporter 2-like isoform X3; this translates as MSPVRVTDMRWSWVRKNLLLLLTFSGVLFGVALGLALRAVGPDSTTILLISYPGELFIRMLKLMILPLIIASLISGSASLNAKINGYIVVRTILYFMATSLLNALIGVLLVVAIHPGSPLARQALTESLSSSSNTTSNVNILDGFLDLGRNIFPENIFRASFQQVHTVYEEQLVTQHNNITGVDAKITEMVRSVKYRAGTNTLGIIVFCLVFGTLLGSLGKKGAVVVDFFSVIDTVILKIVTGVMWLSPLGVASVIMSKILSVENLGTVMSNLGLFIVTVVVGVFIYQWIIQNLLYFIFTRKNPLQFYFHLLEPWVTSFATASTSIRREGVEKEDYSVVLRLSPGGDAPQEEEDARRERTTTAAYNHSSSSNRRTIVFFQPAGCDQRRRPDEHNPTQQCSLCFTLATDYYYSIHETREHDLAHNARTVNKLILQYSTMSRTCQGYVILFSHV